The Actinomyces sp. oral taxon 414 genome has a segment encoding these proteins:
- a CDS encoding MaoC/PaaZ C-terminal domain-containing protein — MSAPGPVELASAGLRRVPDRAGMTRVVARILARDARFADPQRCARSGVEAILPAVLGLVRARSSIPAGDRDGLVHRRCRIRPRPDGGAPPPLAPRSMARAGWELTVVVVHVDRWEVTHWLARHLERTGGAGVEGVGADGGPRARVENDGARLEPSAGRSCSRVRIGGGGARVGKDGLRAPDASATADVVARPRIDAADLSAWARAGADPNIIHLRPGAARAAGLAVGGDEAVAHGLLLAALSLAVVPLGRARGVDLRFTAPVAVSLAGGPTAVSVTGRGDLADRRGTALRRTAASADDGAGEADGS, encoded by the coding sequence ATGAGCGCACCCGGCCCCGTCGAACTCGCGTCGGCGGGGCTTCGTCGCGTCCCGGATCGGGCGGGCATGACGCGGGTCGTCGCCCGGATCCTGGCCCGCGACGCCCGGTTCGCAGATCCGCAGCGGTGCGCGCGCTCCGGCGTGGAGGCGATCCTGCCCGCCGTTCTCGGCCTGGTCCGTGCGCGTTCTTCCATCCCGGCCGGCGACCGGGACGGCCTGGTCCACCGCCGCTGCCGGATCCGACCTCGGCCCGACGGCGGGGCGCCGCCACCGCTCGCCCCCCGGAGTATGGCGCGGGCCGGCTGGGAGCTGACCGTCGTCGTCGTCCATGTGGACCGGTGGGAGGTGACGCACTGGCTGGCCCGTCATCTCGAGCGCACCGGCGGGGCCGGGGTCGAGGGAGTTGGGGCGGACGGCGGCCCCCGGGCCCGGGTCGAGAACGATGGGGCTCGGTTGGAGCCGTCGGCGGGCCGGTCGTGCAGCCGGGTCCGGATCGGGGGCGGCGGGGCTCGAGTCGGAAAGGACGGACTCCGGGCTCCGGACGCGAGCGCGACCGCGGACGTCGTGGCGCGCCCGAGAATCGACGCCGCCGACCTGTCCGCGTGGGCGCGCGCTGGCGCGGACCCCAACATCATCCACCTGCGGCCGGGTGCGGCCCGGGCGGCGGGCCTGGCAGTCGGCGGGGACGAGGCCGTCGCCCACGGGCTGCTGCTGGCGGCCCTCAGCCTCGCCGTCGTGCCCCTCGGGCGGGCCCGCGGAGTCGATCTGCGCTTCACCGCCCCCGTGGCGGTGTCGCTCGCGGGCGGGCCGACGGCGGTGTCGGTGACGGGGCGGGGGGACCTGGCCGATCGGCGGGGGACTGCGCTGCGCCGGACCGCAGCGTCCGCAGACGACGGCGCCGGGGAGGCCGACGGGTCTTGA
- a CDS encoding response regulator transcription factor — protein MRVLIADDSVLLRQGLALILAEGGHEVLAEVGDGEALVARALALRPDVVIADIRMPPSHTDEGLRAATRIRRQWANAPILLLSQYVVAGYLPELLADGGGGIGYLLKDRVTDIDSFLSAVERVARGELVLDPDVVAQVMRRGRRNDPIETLTPREREVLGLMAEGRTNVAIAARLVVTEGAVEKHTQRIFAKLGLLPDAAVHRRVKAVLTLLSS, from the coding sequence GTGCGGGTCCTGATCGCCGACGACTCGGTCCTGCTGCGCCAGGGGCTGGCGCTCATCCTCGCCGAGGGCGGCCACGAGGTCCTCGCCGAGGTCGGCGACGGGGAGGCCCTGGTCGCGCGGGCGCTCGCCCTGCGCCCCGACGTCGTCATCGCCGACATCCGCATGCCGCCCTCGCACACGGACGAGGGCCTGCGCGCCGCCACCCGCATCCGGCGGCAGTGGGCCAACGCCCCCATCCTCCTGCTCAGCCAGTACGTCGTCGCCGGCTACCTGCCCGAGCTGCTGGCCGACGGCGGGGGCGGGATCGGATACCTCCTCAAGGACCGTGTCACCGACATCGACTCCTTCCTGTCCGCCGTGGAGCGCGTGGCGCGCGGCGAGCTGGTCCTGGACCCCGACGTCGTGGCCCAGGTCATGCGGCGCGGGCGGCGCAACGACCCCATCGAGACCCTCACGCCCCGCGAGCGGGAGGTCCTCGGCCTCATGGCGGAGGGGCGCACGAACGTCGCGATCGCGGCCCGGCTGGTGGTCACCGAGGGCGCCGTGGAGAAGCACACCCAGCGGATCTTCGCCAAGCTCGGGCTCCTGCCCGACGCCGCTGTCCACCGCCGCGTCAAGGCGGTCCTGACGCTCCTGTCCTCCTGA
- a CDS encoding DUF6803 family protein — protein sequence MTSNENSSRTVPLVALGVGTIAAAALALAAPDLTSGSGMEGMPMTHYMGLLAVRQPWNLLLFMALPVVLAETLAITELVMLLARRGERPAPGWVTKVGHWAGLLAGPVWVFIGLHLLITAVVPLTVNGGWRGPADVIAVLSYLAGGVPMLVISLLEAELLGRDETGRLRLHVAMVAVFLVVAHVAMIFGMLDPAVMGYSPKAPASVQHDMGSMSGMNHDMGGMTDMDHSTMMPSSAPSN from the coding sequence ATGACCTCGAACGAGAACTCTTCCCGTACCGTGCCGCTGGTTGCCCTGGGTGTCGGCACCATCGCAGCTGCCGCCCTGGCCCTGGCCGCCCCTGACCTGACCTCCGGGTCGGGGATGGAGGGCATGCCGATGACCCACTACATGGGGCTGTTGGCCGTGCGTCAGCCGTGGAACCTGCTGTTGTTCATGGCGCTTCCGGTCGTGCTGGCCGAGACGCTCGCGATCACCGAGTTGGTGATGCTGTTGGCTCGTCGGGGTGAGCGTCCGGCGCCGGGATGGGTGACGAAGGTGGGCCACTGGGCCGGGTTGCTGGCCGGGCCGGTGTGGGTGTTCATCGGCCTGCACCTGCTTATCACTGCCGTGGTTCCGCTGACGGTCAATGGTGGCTGGCGTGGCCCCGCGGACGTGATCGCTGTCCTGTCGTACCTGGCCGGTGGCGTGCCGATGCTGGTGATCAGCCTGCTGGAGGCCGAGCTCTTGGGCCGCGACGAGACCGGGCGCCTGCGCCTGCACGTGGCGATGGTGGCCGTGTTCCTGGTGGTGGCCCACGTCGCGATGATCTTCGGCATGCTCGACCCTGCCGTCATGGGCTATTCGCCGAAGGCGCCGGCCTCGGTGCAGCACGACATGGGCAGCATGTCCGGCATGAACCACGACATGGGTGGCATGACGGACATGGACCACTCGACGATGATGCCCAGCTCCGCCCCGTCGAATTGA
- a CDS encoding copper-transporting P-type ATPase, whose protein sequence is MNHPAATATHDHTTRYTCPMHPEVTSDQPGRCPECGMFLVDADAAPATHQHGHGRQNGHAQQHDTHDKGTWLCPMHPEVTSDHPGRCPKCGMFLQPADGGDAPAAQHHDHQHPTGEPAVVAGAVAAGDWTCPMHPEVRSDGPGDCPICGMALERVSAGLDDGPNQELVDMRRRFRVAAVLSVPLVAMVMVPMVLGRALPGSVAPWLELALSTPVVWWAGWPFFVRGAKSVVSRHLNMFTLVSLGVGAAWLYSVVAVLAPGLFPSGMRAMDGRVGTYFEAAAVIITLVLLGQVLELRARDQTSGAIRTLLDLSPATAHRIGADGTETDVPAAELQLGDRCRVRPGEKVPADGTVVDGHAYVDESMITGEPVPVDKSPGDRVIGGTIIQGGSLVVEATGLGADSTLARIVDLVSQAQRSRAPIQGLVDKISAVFVPVVIAVALATFGLWLAIGPQPRLPFAIVAAVSVLIIACPCALGLATPMSIMVGVGRGASEGVLVKNAEALERLQKVDTLVVDKTGTLTQGRPSLVDQQGVDGHEDARTLLLAAAVEAGSEHPLARAVVDAARQTGRTVPAASDFAAHPGGGVSATVDGQHVLVGSPAFLGSQHVDTHALDAVVEAYRRRGATAIVVAVDGRPASVLAIADPLKATTAGAIEDLRRRGMKVVMLTGDNATTARAIADELRIDQVVADVLPDQKHGHVQALQAQGHTVVMAGDGVNDAPALAVADVGVAMGTGTDVAIESADVTLLGGDLAALVKARDLSVDTMRNIRQNLVFAFVYNVVGIPLAAGALYPAFGWLLSPVIAAAAMALSSVSVITNSLRLRRHR, encoded by the coding sequence ATGAACCACCCGGCAGCCACCGCCACCCACGACCACACCACCCGCTACACGTGCCCGATGCACCCCGAGGTGACCAGCGACCAGCCCGGCCGCTGCCCCGAGTGCGGCATGTTCCTCGTCGATGCCGACGCTGCACCCGCCACCCACCAGCACGGACACGGCCGCCAGAACGGACATGCCCAGCAGCACGACACCCACGACAAGGGCACGTGGCTCTGCCCGATGCACCCCGAGGTGACCAGCGACCACCCGGGACGCTGCCCCAAGTGCGGGATGTTCCTGCAACCCGCCGACGGTGGGGACGCGCCGGCCGCACAGCACCACGACCACCAGCACCCCACCGGCGAGCCGGCGGTGGTGGCCGGTGCGGTCGCTGCAGGGGACTGGACCTGCCCGATGCACCCCGAGGTCCGCAGCGACGGCCCCGGTGACTGCCCGATCTGTGGCATGGCGCTGGAGCGGGTCTCGGCCGGGCTCGACGACGGCCCGAACCAGGAGCTCGTCGACATGCGTCGCCGGTTCCGGGTGGCGGCGGTGCTGAGCGTGCCGCTGGTGGCGATGGTGATGGTTCCCATGGTGCTGGGGCGTGCGCTGCCCGGCAGCGTCGCGCCGTGGCTCGAGCTGGCCCTGTCGACGCCGGTGGTGTGGTGGGCTGGGTGGCCGTTCTTCGTGCGCGGCGCGAAGTCGGTGGTCAGCCGTCACCTGAACATGTTCACCCTGGTGTCGTTGGGTGTCGGTGCCGCGTGGCTGTACAGCGTGGTCGCGGTGCTGGCGCCGGGGTTGTTCCCGTCCGGGATGCGGGCGATGGACGGCCGGGTCGGCACCTACTTCGAGGCCGCGGCAGTCATCATCACCCTGGTGCTGCTCGGCCAGGTCCTCGAGCTGCGGGCCCGCGACCAGACCTCCGGTGCGATCCGCACCCTGCTCGACCTGTCACCGGCCACCGCGCACCGCATCGGGGCCGACGGCACCGAGACCGACGTGCCGGCCGCCGAGCTGCAGCTGGGCGATCGGTGCCGGGTGCGGCCGGGCGAGAAGGTGCCGGCCGACGGCACCGTGGTCGATGGTCACGCGTATGTGGACGAGTCGATGATCACCGGCGAGCCGGTTCCGGTCGACAAGAGCCCCGGTGACCGGGTCATCGGCGGCACGATCATCCAGGGCGGCAGCCTGGTGGTGGAGGCCACTGGCCTGGGCGCCGACTCAACCCTGGCCCGGATCGTCGACCTGGTCTCCCAGGCGCAGCGGTCCCGTGCTCCGATCCAGGGACTGGTCGACAAGATCTCGGCGGTGTTCGTGCCGGTCGTGATCGCCGTCGCCCTGGCCACCTTCGGGTTGTGGCTGGCGATCGGGCCGCAGCCGCGGCTGCCGTTCGCGATCGTGGCCGCCGTCAGCGTGCTGATCATCGCCTGCCCGTGTGCGCTGGGTCTGGCCACGCCAATGTCGATCATGGTCGGGGTCGGGCGCGGCGCCAGCGAGGGCGTGCTGGTCAAGAACGCCGAGGCCCTCGAACGACTGCAGAAGGTCGACACCCTCGTCGTCGACAAGACCGGTACCCTCACCCAGGGCCGCCCCAGCCTGGTCGACCAGCAGGGCGTCGACGGCCACGAGGATGCCCGGACACTGCTGCTCGCCGCGGCTGTGGAGGCCGGCTCCGAACACCCCCTCGCCAGGGCGGTGGTCGATGCTGCCCGCCAGACGGGACGCACGGTGCCGGCGGCCAGCGATTTCGCCGCCCACCCGGGTGGCGGTGTCAGCGCCACCGTCGACGGTCAGCACGTGCTCGTCGGCAGCCCCGCCTTCCTGGGCAGCCAGCACGTCGACACCCATGCCCTGGACGCCGTGGTGGAGGCCTACCGTCGCCGTGGCGCGACCGCGATCGTCGTGGCCGTCGACGGCAGGCCCGCCAGTGTGCTGGCCATCGCCGACCCGCTCAAGGCGACCACCGCCGGCGCGATCGAGGACCTGCGTCGGCGCGGGATGAAGGTCGTCATGCTCACCGGCGACAATGCCACCACCGCCCGGGCCATCGCCGACGAGCTGCGCATCGACCAGGTCGTCGCCGACGTCCTGCCCGACCAGAAGCACGGCCACGTGCAGGCCCTGCAGGCCCAGGGCCACACGGTCGTTATGGCCGGCGACGGCGTCAACGACGCTCCCGCCCTCGCCGTGGCCGACGTGGGTGTGGCCATGGGCACCGGCACCGACGTGGCCATCGAGAGCGCCGACGTGACCCTGCTCGGCGGTGACCTGGCCGCCCTGGTCAAGGCCCGCGACCTGTCGGTCGACACGATGCGCAACATCCGCCAGAACCTGGTCTTCGCGTTCGTGTACAACGTGGTCGGTATCCCGCTGGCCGCCGGCGCCCTCTACCCGGCCTTTGGCTGGCTGCTGTCGCCCGTCATCGCGGCCGCCGCCATGGCCCTCAGCTCGGTCAGCGTGATCACCAACTCGCTGCGGTTGCGCCGTCACCGCTGA
- a CDS encoding Maf family protein: MLILASQSSGRLATLRAAGIEPIVRVSDVDEPAVLAALARERRTIGDLGPSGAQQVQALARAKALAVAGTFKADPPRPGPVEAGAPKAGSAGAGSPGTGPLETGSPKADPLEAGSRGVVRPGSGGRDAGGRDAAAMSAGAFVVGCDSMLEIDGRIVGKPGDPRTAVERWRSMRGAAGILHTGHTLVRLPDGAIAEGVSSTVVHFASPSDSEIEAYVATGEPLWCAGAFTIDGLGGAFVEGVDGDPHGVVGLSLPLLRRLVLELGGSWTDLWTQGRDRAEAEPDR; encoded by the coding sequence GTGCTCATCCTCGCCTCTCAATCCTCTGGTCGTTTGGCCACCCTGCGCGCCGCCGGCATCGAGCCGATCGTGCGCGTCTCCGACGTCGACGAGCCCGCCGTCCTGGCCGCGCTCGCCCGCGAGCGCCGCACCATTGGAGACCTGGGACCCTCTGGCGCGCAGCAGGTCCAGGCCCTGGCCCGGGCCAAGGCCCTGGCGGTAGCCGGCACTTTCAAAGCGGACCCGCCGAGGCCGGGTCCCGTTGAAGCGGGTGCCCCGAAGGCCGGGTCCGCCGGAGCGGGCTCCCCGGGAACCGGGCCGCTCGAAACCGGCTCCCCGAAAGCCGACCCGCTCGAAGCCGGTTCCCGGGGAGTCGTCCGCCCGGGATCGGGCGGGCGGGACGCAGGCGGGCGGGACGCGGCCGCCATGAGCGCTGGAGCCTTCGTCGTCGGCTGCGACTCGATGCTGGAGATCGACGGGCGAATCGTCGGCAAACCCGGCGACCCGAGAACGGCGGTGGAGCGGTGGCGCTCCATGCGGGGCGCCGCCGGAATTCTGCACACGGGTCACACGCTGGTGCGCCTGCCTGACGGCGCCATCGCCGAGGGGGTGTCCTCGACGGTCGTCCACTTCGCCAGTCCCTCGGACTCGGAGATCGAGGCCTACGTCGCCACCGGGGAGCCGCTGTGGTGCGCGGGGGCCTTCACCATCGACGGCCTGGGCGGCGCCTTCGTCGAGGGCGTCGATGGGGACCCGCACGGCGTCGTCGGGCTCTCGCTGCCGCTGCTGCGGCGTCTGGTGCTCGAACTGGGCGGGTCCTGGACGGATCTGTGGACGCAGGGGCGGGACCGGGCAGAGGCGGAGCCGGATCGCTGA
- the rpmG gene encoding 50S ribosomal protein L33, producing the protein MASKSSDVRPKITLACSECKERNYITKKNRRNTPDRLTLKKYCSRCGKHTEHRETR; encoded by the coding sequence GTGGCTAGCAAGTCCAGCGACGTTCGCCCCAAGATCACTCTGGCTTGCTCGGAGTGCAAGGAGCGCAACTACATCACCAAGAAGAACCGTCGGAACACCCCCGATCGGCTCACGCTCAAGAAGTACTGCTCGCGCTGCGGCAAGCACACCGAGCACCGCGAGACCCGCTGA
- a CDS encoding response regulator transcription factor, with product MNSASVAVVPSVLVVDDEPVLSGTVKNYLERAGMSAQTCGDGLAALDLVRATAPDVVVLDLGLPGMDGVEVCRQLRTFSDCYVLMLTARADEVDKLIGLSVGADDYMTKPFSPRELVARIQVLLRRPRAGSTGATAAVVHRIGALTLDPSSRRVELDASPVELTRTEFDLLQALAEHPGWVLNRRQLTDAVWGEDWVGDDHLVDVHIAHLRKKLGDDPSQPRFVQTVRGVGYRMGQGQ from the coding sequence ATGAACAGCGCTTCTGTTGCGGTTGTACCGAGTGTCCTGGTCGTCGACGACGAGCCGGTGCTGTCGGGCACGGTGAAGAACTACCTCGAGCGGGCCGGCATGTCGGCCCAGACCTGCGGGGACGGGCTGGCCGCACTTGACCTTGTCCGGGCCACGGCCCCCGACGTGGTGGTGCTGGACCTGGGCCTGCCGGGCATGGACGGGGTGGAGGTGTGCCGCCAGCTGCGCACCTTCAGCGACTGCTACGTGTTGATGCTCACGGCCCGCGCCGACGAGGTCGACAAGCTGATCGGGTTGTCGGTCGGCGCGGACGACTACATGACCAAACCGTTCAGCCCGCGTGAGCTGGTGGCTCGCATCCAGGTGCTGCTGAGACGCCCCCGCGCCGGAAGTACGGGCGCCACGGCCGCGGTGGTGCACCGCATCGGCGCCCTCACCCTGGACCCGTCGTCGCGTCGGGTGGAGCTCGACGCGTCACCGGTGGAGCTGACCCGTACCGAGTTCGACCTGTTGCAGGCCCTGGCGGAACACCCCGGCTGGGTGCTGAACCGCCGCCAGCTCACCGACGCCGTGTGGGGCGAGGACTGGGTCGGCGACGACCACCTGGTCGACGTGCACATCGCGCACCTGCGCAAGAAGCTCGGTGACGACCCCTCCCAGCCCCGGTTCGTGCAGACGGTGCGCGGCGTCGGCTACCGGATGGGCCAAGGGCAGTGA
- the istB gene encoding IS21-like element helper ATPase IstB, translated as MTTTSTSRPESLRRRQGLTEQAAQAAIDQACRRLRLPTIRAVVDDAVTAATKEQLTYQGFLAELLLAEVDDRDRRSTLRRIKSAGFPREKWLADFDFTANPNINPATINELATGDWIRRGDPLCLIGDSGTGKSHLLIALGTAAAEQGYRVRYTLATRLVNELVEAADEKQLTKTINRYGRVDLLVIDELGYLELDRRGAELLFQVLTEREEKNAIAIASNQSFSAWTDTFTDPRLCAAIVDRLTYNATIIETGTNSYRLAHTRARASVMG; from the coding sequence ATGACCACCACCAGCACCAGCCGTCCCGAGAGCCTTCGCCGTCGTCAGGGCCTCACCGAGCAAGCCGCGCAGGCCGCGATCGACCAAGCCTGCCGCCGGCTTCGGCTGCCCACGATCCGCGCCGTCGTCGACGACGCCGTGACGGCCGCCACCAAGGAACAACTCACCTACCAGGGCTTCCTCGCCGAACTCCTCCTGGCCGAGGTCGACGACCGCGACCGCCGCTCCACCCTGCGTCGCATCAAGAGCGCCGGCTTCCCCCGCGAGAAATGGCTCGCCGACTTCGACTTCACCGCGAACCCCAACATCAACCCCGCCACCATCAACGAGCTCGCCACCGGCGACTGGATCCGCCGCGGCGACCCGCTGTGCCTGATCGGGGACTCCGGCACCGGCAAGTCCCACCTGCTCATCGCGCTCGGCACCGCCGCCGCCGAGCAGGGCTACCGCGTCCGATACACCCTCGCCACCCGGCTCGTGAACGAGCTCGTCGAAGCCGCCGACGAGAAACAACTCACCAAGACCATCAACCGCTACGGCCGCGTCGACCTCCTCGTGATTGACGAGCTCGGCTACCTGGAACTCGACCGGCGAGGCGCCGAACTGCTGTTCCAGGTCCTCACCGAACGAGAGGAGAAGAACGCCATCGCGATCGCCTCCAACCAGTCCTTCTCCGCCTGGACCGACACCTTCACCGACCCCCGCCTGTGCGCAGCAATCGTCGACCGCCTCACCTACAACGCCACCATCATCGAAACCGGCACAAACTCCTACCGCCTCGCCCACACCCGAGCCCGGGCATCTGTGATGGGGTGA
- a CDS encoding multicopper oxidase family protein — MNHDMGGMDHGMSPLGDAGDVTYPHYLVNGRVPAAPRTLTAKPGQKVRLRVVNASSDTIFKLALQGHRLTVTHTDGFPVTPTQASAVYLAMGERLDATITLGDGVFVLQAAPEGKKGTPARAIVRTGSGNVPAPDTRIAELDGKALLTTQLKPADSARLPDRKPDTILDVALNGQMKPYAWGLNGKRFGEDTPLALSRGQRVRLRMTNMTMMAHPMHIHGHTWALPGSDGLRKDTVLIRPMETVEADLQADNPGTWMLHCHNIYHAELGMMTTLRY, encoded by the coding sequence ATGAACCACGACATGGGCGGCATGGACCACGGCATGTCACCCTTGGGTGACGCCGGGGACGTCACCTACCCCCACTACCTCGTCAACGGCCGCGTCCCCGCCGCGCCCCGCACCCTGACCGCCAAGCCCGGGCAGAAGGTACGACTGCGCGTCGTCAACGCCTCCTCCGACACCATCTTCAAGCTCGCCCTGCAGGGCCATCGACTCACCGTCACCCACACCGACGGGTTCCCTGTGACCCCCACCCAGGCCAGCGCCGTCTACCTCGCGATGGGAGAACGACTGGATGCGACCATCACCCTCGGCGACGGCGTGTTCGTGCTGCAGGCCGCGCCCGAGGGCAAGAAGGGCACCCCGGCCCGCGCCATCGTGCGCACCGGCTCCGGCAACGTCCCGGCCCCGGACACCCGCATCGCAGAACTCGACGGCAAGGCCCTGCTGACCACCCAGCTCAAGCCCGCCGACAGCGCCCGACTGCCCGACCGCAAGCCCGACACCATCCTCGACGTGGCACTCAACGGCCAGATGAAGCCCTACGCGTGGGGCCTCAACGGCAAACGCTTCGGCGAGGACACCCCACTGGCGCTCAGCCGCGGCCAGCGCGTGCGGCTGCGGATGACGAACATGACGATGATGGCCCACCCCATGCACATCCACGGCCACACTTGGGCCCTGCCCGGCAGCGACGGGCTGCGCAAGGACACCGTCCTGATCCGCCCCATGGAGACCGTCGAGGCCGACCTGCAGGCCGACAACCCCGGCACCTGGATGCTGCACTGCCACAACATCTACCACGCCGAACTCGGCATGATGACGACCCTGCGCTACTGA
- a CDS encoding sensor histidine kinase: MAVVAAMAATTVLTALLVGPAWFRMHMLEAGHAQPDVVEHAQQAFHDAGLVSLAVGLGTAMLAALGVATVLNRNLSRGVEALVDGAQHVAAGHYDQPVMMTSASPELAQVADAFNHMASQIASTEQTRRRMLTDLGHELRTPLAATQVTLEGLQDGVVDFTPANVEILLRQNQRLAALAADISEVSRAEEGRIPLSLSHQDLDQIVTASVAAARHAYDAAGVTLHAQTVPGLRVDVDAARIGQVLDNLLRNALQHTVGGNRVEVAMRHEHDRAVVRVTDNGVGIPTEALTHVFERFYRVEGTRTRDVDGGTGVGLAISRAIARAHGGDLTAHSDGPGHGATFALTLPTVTS; the protein is encoded by the coding sequence ATGGCCGTGGTGGCGGCGATGGCCGCCACCACGGTGCTGACGGCACTGCTGGTCGGCCCGGCATGGTTCCGGATGCACATGCTCGAAGCCGGCCACGCCCAGCCCGATGTCGTCGAGCACGCTCAGCAGGCCTTCCACGACGCGGGCCTGGTGTCACTGGCCGTGGGTCTGGGCACCGCGATGCTCGCCGCCCTCGGGGTCGCCACCGTCCTCAACCGGAACCTGTCGCGCGGGGTCGAAGCCCTCGTGGACGGCGCCCAACATGTCGCCGCCGGACACTACGACCAACCCGTCATGATGACCTCGGCCAGCCCCGAGCTGGCCCAGGTCGCCGACGCCTTTAACCACATGGCCAGCCAGATCGCCTCCACGGAGCAGACCCGACGACGCATGCTCACCGACCTGGGCCATGAGCTGCGCACCCCGCTGGCCGCCACCCAGGTCACCCTCGAAGGACTGCAGGACGGTGTGGTCGACTTCACCCCCGCAAACGTCGAGATCCTGCTACGGCAGAACCAGCGGCTGGCCGCCCTGGCCGCCGACATCTCTGAGGTCTCCCGCGCCGAGGAAGGCCGCATCCCACTGTCGCTGAGCCACCAGGACCTCGACCAGATCGTGACGGCCAGCGTCGCCGCAGCCCGGCACGCCTACGACGCCGCCGGGGTGACGCTGCACGCCCAGACCGTTCCCGGCCTGCGCGTCGACGTGGATGCCGCTCGCATCGGGCAAGTCCTGGACAACCTGCTGCGCAACGCCCTGCAACACACGGTGGGCGGCAACCGGGTCGAGGTCGCGATGAGACACGAGCACGACCGGGCCGTGGTCCGCGTCACCGACAACGGCGTCGGCATCCCCACCGAGGCCCTCACCCACGTCTTCGAACGCTTCTACCGCGTCGAGGGCACCCGCACTCGCGACGTCGACGGTGGAACCGGTGTCGGCCTGGCGATCTCCAGGGCCATTGCCCGCGCCCACGGCGGTGACCTGACGGCCCACAGCGACGGCCCCGGCCACGGCGCAACCTTCGCGCTGACCCTGCCCACCGTGACTTCTTGA
- a CDS encoding multicopper oxidase domain-containing protein, whose protein sequence is MNTLSRRHVLFTGLGLASAGALSACGAKNTPAAAPAAPNSPLTIPSQTPLVAAPGTKTVNHVLTPRPVTLDLGGVTARTRAYDETLDAPVLRARAGDLLQVRVENKLPTSTSVHWNGIALRQPSDGVPGVTQQPIEAGSSFTYQFVAPDPGTYFFHPTPGCRSTAACTGRWSSTTPLNPAATTTSGSSPSTTGPMAWAPHPMTSSPRSRPRTAPCPAA, encoded by the coding sequence ATGAACACACTTTCCCGCCGCCACGTCCTGTTCACCGGTCTCGGCCTGGCCTCGGCAGGGGCCTTGAGCGCCTGCGGCGCCAAGAACACCCCGGCCGCAGCACCCGCCGCGCCGAACTCCCCATTGACGATCCCCAGCCAGACCCCGCTGGTCGCAGCCCCCGGCACGAAGACCGTCAACCACGTCCTCACGCCCCGGCCGGTCACCCTCGATCTGGGCGGCGTCACGGCCAGGACTCGGGCCTACGACGAGACCCTCGACGCCCCCGTCCTGCGGGCCCGCGCCGGAGACCTGCTGCAGGTCCGCGTCGAGAACAAGCTTCCCACCAGCACCTCCGTCCACTGGAACGGCATCGCGCTGCGCCAGCCAAGCGACGGCGTGCCCGGCGTCACCCAGCAACCCATCGAGGCCGGCAGCAGCTTCACCTACCAGTTCGTCGCCCCCGACCCCGGCACCTACTTCTTCCACCCCACACCGGGGTGCAGATCGACCGCGGCCTGTACCGGCCGCTGGTCATCGACGACCCCGCTGAACCCGGCCGCTACGACCACGAGTGGATCATCACCCTCGACGACTGGGCCGATGGCGTGGGCACCTCACCCGATGACATCCTCGCCGCGTTCAAGGCCCAGAACGGCACCGTGTCCAGCGGCATGA